The following proteins are co-located in the Gordonia polyisoprenivorans genome:
- a CDS encoding undecaprenyl-diphosphate phosphatase, with translation MTDTMTWAQSIVLGAIQGLTEFLPISSSGHLRIASELMFGEDAGASFTAVTQLGTEAAVLVFFARDIARIVLAWFRGLVARDERGLDYRIGWYVILATIPIGLIGFLLKDEIRSAARNLWLVATVLILFSGVFWLAERLATQRRSMEQLTLRDGIVMGLAQCLALVPGVSRSGATASAGLFLGLEREAAFRFSFLLAIPAVLASGLFSIPDAIHPTGGGMEATGIQLVVATLVAFVLGYISIAWLLRFVSDHSMNWFGGYRVILGLVVMGLLAGGVIDAT, from the coding sequence GTGACCGACACCATGACGTGGGCCCAGTCGATCGTCCTCGGCGCCATCCAGGGCCTCACCGAATTCTTGCCGATCTCGTCCTCGGGACATCTGCGCATCGCCTCGGAATTGATGTTCGGGGAGGATGCCGGGGCCTCGTTCACCGCGGTGACCCAGTTGGGCACCGAGGCCGCGGTGCTCGTCTTCTTCGCCCGTGACATAGCCCGGATCGTGCTCGCCTGGTTCCGCGGGTTGGTCGCCCGCGACGAGCGTGGGCTCGATTACCGCATCGGGTGGTACGTGATCCTGGCGACCATCCCGATCGGTCTGATCGGTTTCCTGCTCAAGGACGAGATCCGGTCGGCGGCCCGCAACCTGTGGCTGGTCGCGACGGTGCTGATCCTGTTCTCGGGGGTGTTCTGGCTGGCCGAACGTCTCGCGACCCAACGCCGCTCGATGGAGCAGCTGACCCTGCGTGACGGGATCGTCATGGGTCTGGCGCAGTGTCTGGCGCTGGTCCCGGGGGTCTCCCGGTCGGGAGCGACGGCCAGCGCAGGCCTGTTCCTCGGGCTCGAACGCGAGGCCGCGTTCCGCTTCTCGTTCCTACTCGCCATCCCGGCGGTGCTGGCGTCGGGACTGTTCAGCATCCCCGATGCGATCCATCCGACCGGTGGCGGCATGGAGGCCACCGGGATTCAACTGGTGGTGGCCACCCTCGTCGCATTCGTGCTGGGCTACATCTCGATCGCGTGGCTGCTGCGCTTCGTCAGCGACCACTCGATGAACTGGTTCGGCGGGTACCGGGTCATCCTGGGTCTCGTCGTGATGGGCCTGTTGGCCGGCGGTGTCATCGACGCCACGTGA
- a CDS encoding DUF3090 domain-containing protein — protein sequence MSRAIHVFRSPDRFVAGTVGQPGDRTFYLQAVHEARIISVVLEKQQVQILAERIGALLEEIHRRFGTPIPPEAEQVSDLSPLVMPVDAEFRVGTMGLGWDAESEAVVVELLAITEGEFDESVVLDDTDEGPDAVRVFLTTRAAREFAARSTRVISAGRPPCPLCGEPLDDQGHLCVRTNGYKRDAELSKSLDFIDPEVFNGLTDGPPLLGDDEDPSSEDPGGGSGDDPDTGPEGGSR from the coding sequence ATGTCACGAGCGATACACGTGTTCCGCAGTCCTGACCGATTCGTCGCGGGTACCGTCGGGCAGCCCGGTGACCGCACGTTCTACCTCCAGGCCGTGCATGAGGCGCGCATCATCAGCGTCGTTCTGGAGAAGCAGCAGGTCCAGATTCTCGCCGAACGGATCGGCGCCCTGCTCGAGGAGATCCATCGGCGGTTCGGGACCCCGATTCCGCCGGAGGCCGAGCAGGTCAGCGACCTCAGCCCGCTCGTCATGCCCGTCGATGCCGAGTTCCGGGTCGGCACGATGGGATTGGGGTGGGATGCCGAGTCCGAGGCGGTCGTCGTGGAGTTGCTCGCCATCACCGAGGGCGAGTTCGACGAGAGTGTGGTGCTCGACGACACCGACGAGGGCCCGGACGCGGTCCGCGTGTTCCTCACCACACGCGCCGCACGCGAGTTCGCCGCCCGATCCACCCGGGTGATCTCGGCGGGCCGGCCCCCGTGTCCGCTCTGTGGCGAACCGCTCGACGACCAAGGACACCTTTGTGTCCGGACCAACGGCTACAAGCGGGATGCCGAACTGAGCAAGTCGCTGGATTTCATCGATCCGGAGGTGTTCAACGGGCTCACCGACGGTCCGCCGCTGCTCGGTGACGATGAGGATCCGTCGTCGGAGGATCCGGGCGGCGGTAGCGGCGACGATCCCGACACAGGCCCGGAGGGTGGCTCCCGATGA
- a CDS encoding YncE family protein, whose protein sequence is MGGMSASRSRATARTSTRRTVGLLVPLAAAVLVVAGCNSSGGSQTPTDVATVTPASASTAPPGAPRAPAGVTIPTPAGSASPALSDARVAVIGPGGTAVLRFDESAITAAASAAPGNLPTATSLATPALTHLVGTGDGGFIGVGPGHVVRIGPDGQVRSDVLRTENPSALARTADGRTLVGTDNGHVLVLDRDLAQQRDITGFVRVDDITVSPPGADLPGEQVVVLDRAQSSVTPVDLGNGDLGPALRAGNGATNSAVDHYGRVLVANTRDDEIVGFFGSPLVMRFRYPVSDGPYAVDYDDARNLLWVSTTGNNEVVAYDLATGEPTEKHRFAAVAQPDSIVVDDSSGTVFVLSARDGGIQVVTTAAQTGGAPVTPTAPATTGAAR, encoded by the coding sequence ATGGGTGGCATGTCTGCCAGTCGATCCCGCGCCACGGCCCGTACCAGCACTCGCCGCACCGTCGGTCTGCTCGTCCCACTCGCCGCGGCCGTGCTCGTCGTCGCGGGGTGCAACTCCTCCGGAGGTTCGCAGACCCCCACGGATGTGGCCACCGTCACCCCGGCGTCCGCGAGTACCGCGCCACCGGGTGCGCCACGGGCGCCCGCGGGCGTGACCATCCCCACTCCCGCCGGATCGGCGTCACCGGCACTGTCGGACGCGCGTGTGGCGGTCATCGGCCCCGGCGGGACCGCGGTCCTGCGCTTCGACGAGTCGGCCATCACCGCAGCCGCCTCGGCGGCTCCCGGGAACCTCCCCACGGCGACTTCCCTCGCGACCCCCGCACTCACCCACCTCGTGGGCACCGGTGACGGCGGCTTCATCGGTGTCGGTCCGGGCCACGTCGTACGGATCGGCCCCGACGGTCAGGTGCGCAGCGACGTCCTGCGCACCGAGAACCCCAGCGCCCTGGCCCGCACCGCCGACGGCCGCACCCTGGTCGGCACCGACAACGGCCACGTGCTCGTCCTCGATCGCGATCTGGCCCAGCAGCGCGACATCACCGGGTTCGTCCGGGTCGACGACATCACCGTCTCGCCACCGGGCGCCGACCTGCCCGGCGAGCAGGTCGTGGTGCTCGATCGCGCACAGTCGTCGGTGACCCCCGTCGACCTGGGCAACGGTGATCTGGGGCCGGCGCTACGGGCCGGAAACGGTGCCACCAACTCCGCCGTCGACCACTACGGTCGCGTGCTCGTGGCCAATACCCGGGACGACGAGATCGTCGGATTCTTCGGATCACCGCTGGTGATGCGGTTCCGCTATCCGGTCTCCGACGGCCCCTACGCCGTAGACTACGACGACGCCCGCAATCTCCTGTGGGTCTCGACGACGGGCAACAACGAGGTGGTGGCCTATGACCTCGCCACCGGCGAACCGACCGAGAAGCATCGTTTCGCCGCGGTCGCCCAACCGGACTCGATCGTCGTCGACGACTCGAGCGGCACGGTGTTCGTGCTCTCGGCCCGGGACGGAGGAATCCAGGTGGTCACGACGGCTGCACAAACCGGCGGCGCGCCGGTGACGCCCACCGCTCCGGCGACCACCGGAGCCGCCCGATGA
- a CDS encoding SCO1664 family protein: MSVGGASGVPQPASHPEPGGDAAHDTDVADDGVLRDGELTIIGRIPTASNATLVCDAVVGDRAVRCVYKPVRGEIPLWDFPDGTLAGREVASYLISQALHWDSIPTTVLRDGPLGVGMVQRWIDTPDPDDPGLPAPRIDLVDLCPVDAVPDGYRSILRALDGRGEPVELVHADDPRLLRMAVLDVLLNNADRKGGHVLEGLDGGVYGVDHGICLHSEDKLRTVLWGWAGEAVPAHLLANVVELAEALETESSALRADLVRHITVDEIDALTIRVLVLAETETMPLPPGHRPIPWPPF, translated from the coding sequence ATGAGCGTCGGGGGCGCTTCCGGTGTGCCGCAACCCGCTTCGCACCCTGAGCCGGGGGGCGACGCGGCCCACGACACCGATGTCGCCGATGATGGCGTGCTGCGCGACGGTGAACTCACGATCATCGGCCGCATCCCGACGGCCAGCAATGCGACCCTGGTGTGCGACGCCGTCGTCGGGGATCGCGCGGTTCGATGTGTCTACAAACCGGTGCGCGGCGAGATCCCGCTGTGGGACTTCCCCGACGGAACCCTGGCCGGACGAGAGGTCGCGTCCTATCTGATCTCGCAGGCGCTGCACTGGGACTCGATTCCGACGACCGTGCTGCGCGATGGACCGCTCGGGGTGGGGATGGTGCAGCGGTGGATCGACACCCCGGACCCCGATGATCCCGGGTTGCCCGCTCCGAGAATCGATCTGGTGGATCTCTGTCCGGTCGATGCGGTGCCCGACGGATATCGGTCCATTCTGCGTGCCCTGGACGGGCGGGGCGAACCGGTCGAATTGGTGCATGCCGACGATCCGCGTCTGCTGCGTATGGCCGTGCTCGACGTGCTCCTCAACAATGCCGACCGCAAGGGCGGTCACGTGCTCGAAGGGCTCGATGGCGGGGTCTACGGCGTCGATCACGGCATCTGTCTGCACAGCGAGGACAAGCTGCGCACGGTGCTGTGGGGTTGGGCGGGCGAAGCGGTTCCGGCGCATCTGCTCGCCAATGTCGTCGAGCTCGCCGAGGCACTGGAAACCGAGTCATCGGCATTGCGCGCCGACCTGGTCCGGCACATCACCGTCGACGAGATCGACGCGTTGACCATCCGCGTGTTGGTACTCGCCGAGACCGAGACCATGCCGCTACCTCCGGGCCACCGGCCCATTCCCTGGCCCCCGTTCTGA
- a CDS encoding MSMEG_4193 family putative phosphomutase, which translates to MTVILVRHGRSTANTSGVLAGRTPGVALDDKGRGQAAELVDRLQPCLTAITAVARSPLQRCAETMSPLLAALAEAGHEVPEIVVDDLAEVDYGAWTNRTIGELLKEPLWKTVQQHPSAAVFPDGEGLAGVQARAVAAVRALDREYGGSDGAGVWVACSHGDVIKAIVADAMGMHLDSFQRIVVEPASVSIIRYGNTRPYVHTVNSTKTLSVPIRPPASNDAVVGGDTGSDDASTDAQPEAPVAAGTGRDG; encoded by the coding sequence ATGACCGTGATCCTCGTGCGCCACGGACGTTCCACGGCCAACACCTCCGGGGTGCTCGCGGGACGCACTCCCGGCGTGGCCCTCGATGACAAGGGCCGGGGGCAGGCTGCCGAACTCGTCGATCGCCTGCAGCCGTGCCTGACCGCGATCACCGCGGTGGCCCGGTCACCGCTGCAGCGGTGCGCCGAGACCATGAGCCCGCTGCTGGCCGCCCTCGCCGAGGCGGGTCACGAGGTGCCGGAGATCGTCGTCGACGATCTCGCCGAGGTCGACTACGGCGCGTGGACGAACCGCACGATCGGCGAGTTGCTGAAGGAACCGCTGTGGAAGACCGTCCAGCAGCATCCGTCCGCGGCGGTCTTTCCCGACGGTGAGGGCCTCGCCGGCGTGCAGGCACGTGCGGTGGCCGCGGTTCGTGCGCTCGACCGCGAGTACGGCGGGTCGGACGGGGCCGGGGTGTGGGTGGCCTGCTCGCACGGCGACGTGATCAAGGCGATCGTCGCCGACGCCATGGGGATGCATCTCGATTCGTTCCAGCGCATCGTCGTCGAGCCCGCATCGGTGAGCATCATCCGCTACGGCAACACCCGGCCCTACGTCCACACGGTGAACTCGACGAAGACCTTGTCGGTGCCGATCCGGCCACCGGCGTCCAACGATGCGGTGGTCGGCGGCGACACCGGCTCCGACGACGCGTCCACCGATGCGCAGCCGGAGGCGCCGGTGGCCGCGGGGACCGGCCGGGACGGATAA